Within Candidatus Thermokryptus mobilis, the genomic segment GAGAACGACTTAAAAATTACGATATCTTCTCAATTGTCAAATATAACAGTGAACAAGAACTCTGATGGAAAGCAACTTTACTCTAACCGCAACTCAAGCTATACAAGCAATTCTATCACCAGCGGTTATGATTTCGTCAAGCGCTTTCTTTCTCTCCGGTCTAAACGCGAGACATTCAACACTTGTTAACAGGGTAAGATTACTAAACGATGAGAAGCGGAAATTGATAAAAGAACTTATCAGACAAGGTGAGCTTGAATATACGGAGAATGTCAGATTTTTAAGCGTAAAAAATCAAATTGATATACTTGTTCGCAGGGTTTGGTATATCAGAAACGCGATGCTATGCCATATTTCAGCAGCTATATTTTTTGTAATGACTTCGTTTGCGATCGGTTTAAATATATTTTTCACCTCTCCATTTATAAGAGAGCTTCCACTTTATCTTTTCGTCCTCGGGCTTTTACTTGTCCTTTGCGGAGTTTGTTTCCTTGGAATTGATGTTCTTGTTTCTTATCGTGTCATCTTAATTGAGGTAAAAGGGGAGGAATGACACAGGAAAAGATTAAAATCGTGACTACAAATCGTAAAGCGCATCATGAATATGAAATCCTTGAAACCATAGAAGCTGGGCTCGTGCTAAAGGGAACAGAAGTGAAATCTCTAAGGCAGGGAAAAGTTAGCATTCAAGATAGCTATGCTATAATTAAAAATGGTGAAGCTTGGCTTTTGAACATGCACATCAGTCCGTATGAATACGGTAACATTTATAATCACGATCCGCTGAGAGATAAAAAACTGCTTCTTCACAAGCGTGAGATAATACGACTCGCAACGAAAATCAAGGAGAGGGGTTTGACTTTAATCCCAC encodes:
- a CDS encoding DUF2721 domain-containing protein is translated as MESNFTLTATQAIQAILSPAVMISSSAFFLSGLNARHSTLVNRVRLLNDEKRKLIKELIRQGELEYTENVRFLSVKNQIDILVRRVWYIRNAMLCHISAAIFFVMTSFAIGLNIFFTSPFIRELPLYLFVLGLLLVLCGVCFLGIDVLVSYRVILIEVKGEE
- the smpB gene encoding SsrA-binding protein SmpB; the encoded protein is MTQEKIKIVTTNRKAHHEYEILETIEAGLVLKGTEVKSLRQGKVSIQDSYAIIKNGEAWLLNMHISPYEYGNIYNHDPLRDKKLLLHKREIIRLATKIKERGLTLIPLKVYFKNGKAKVELALVRGKRKYEKKEDIAERDLQRELKRKYADKYRE